A window from Leptothermofonsia sichuanensis E412 encodes these proteins:
- a CDS encoding YaaW family protein has product MDELRAALKLATDDELRDLTEILFRRKFNPLDYVNTPDPMEVQCQEREEWLDAIEQRFRFLAADGVTVLSRKAGKLSYRQILIQVCRYLKLPYRSSMSTTDLEAEIFLNLLSRAWKQMPESEQGALSIQLKQSLTRSQILPQLPPALQHDPISVLVKGSSALAVTSVLRPILLHQIARQFAIQFASYQAAQQAVALGGAAASQLQHHIALQMARRGMAVNAARYATVRGIFAVVGPALWILFFADLGWRAIATNYGRIIPIIYALAQIRLTRSECFEPAY; this is encoded by the coding sequence GTGGATGAATTGAGAGCCGCGCTGAAGTTAGCGACAGATGATGAGCTACGAGATCTGACGGAGATTCTTTTCCGTCGTAAGTTCAATCCGCTCGATTACGTCAATACCCCCGACCCGATGGAGGTTCAATGCCAGGAACGAGAGGAGTGGTTGGATGCTATTGAACAGCGGTTTCGTTTTCTGGCAGCCGACGGGGTCACTGTTCTCAGTCGTAAAGCAGGCAAACTTTCCTACCGTCAAATTTTGATTCAGGTTTGTCGCTATCTGAAACTGCCTTACCGCAGTTCCATGTCCACCACCGATCTGGAAGCAGAAATCTTCCTGAATCTGCTGTCCCGTGCCTGGAAGCAGATGCCTGAGTCAGAACAGGGAGCACTGAGTATCCAACTGAAGCAATCCCTGACCCGTTCACAAATCCTGCCTCAATTGCCTCCCGCGCTGCAACACGATCCAATCAGCGTCCTGGTAAAGGGGAGCAGTGCCCTGGCAGTTACTTCCGTTCTGCGTCCGATTTTGCTCCACCAGATCGCCCGTCAATTTGCCATTCAGTTTGCCAGCTATCAGGCAGCTCAACAGGCAGTTGCCCTGGGTGGGGCGGCGGCCAGTCAACTTCAACATCACATCGCGCTCCAGATGGCGCGGCGGGGAATGGCTGTAAACGCCGCTCGTTACGCAACAGTACGTGGGATTTTTGCCGTGGTAGGACCGGCACTTTGGATCCTGTTCTTCGCTGACCTGGGCTGGCGAGCGATCGCCACCAACTATGGGCGCATTATCCCCATCATCTACGCCCTGGCCCAGATCCGCCTGACCCGCTCCGAATGCTTCGAGCCTGCCTATTAA
- a CDS encoding DUF4912 domain-containing protein: MLALTSTVATPRPFLLSLTPALAQSPEPSFTLPPVVPQDQTVRVDGSTSMRAINQLLKARYEAQYPGTTVEFAYNGTPAAIEAVLDGRADVAAIGRPLTDAEIAQGLNQIQVTRHKIAIIVGPDNPFNGSIQDRQFAQIFRGEITDWSEIGGAPGTIRFIDRPESSDTRQAFQNYPVFRVAAFEAGSTAIRVNEDSTEAILKQLGSDGISYAIADQVFNQPGVRVLQMHGTLPDDPRYPFSQPLVYVYKATPPVAVQAFLAAATAPENQSAIETARAEGAIAGGTAANPATATSPAPGVPVEPAQSAQPAEPAAPAPLRTDWGSLGNSPEGALSPWLWLLLLPLLPLLWLGWRSRGSRMADGTDRVVPAAPPPPPVPPAPVPTAPEAATGVTVPEELTPPAVVPGAVPPPATDTMMGAVPEPSVSTTAASARGIDIPTGLAGAAAIGAGAAAIAGLAGKSTPRSPMTLTPRDHHLAYAQWELSDEQKAELESQGGENLVLRLYDVTGQDPETYTPSEFEEFDVADWLTDRNLPIPEFERDYVAEVGYLTRDGGWLPAARSNSIRVSPPTYSDEEILVTAPPVDTPPIDAPPPGMDPGLAGAALAAGAGAVAMAALSGDDQSQVEAAKFDVGQSDLSSEALASVDQGLPELPDGYGESRIILMPRDPQWAYAYWDVPNEHREEVRRQGGQKLALRIYDVTAIDLNHQTPHSLQQYDCEEIARDWYVPIPVSDRDYIAEIGYLTPDGRWLMLARSAPCHIPPVFPSDWYEDYFATIGWDEDLQGKTFATLIPPGRRVATGNPIYDQIFGMAESTEAMRVAGSLFGSMQHVPGSVFGSMQMASGAALSSAVFPSGVGIGAVSGIPGVPTVSGLTMSGLTMSGLTMSGLTMSGLTMSGLTMSGLTMSGLTMSGVGFSASMPPIRTRKFWLVADAELIIYGATEPDATVTIAGRPIQLNPDGTFRFQMSFQDGLLDFPIMAVAADGEQNRSIHMKFVRETPFRQTNTREEAQDESY; encoded by the coding sequence GTGCTTGCTCTGACTTCGACGGTTGCCACCCCACGACCCTTTTTGCTTTCCCTTACTCCGGCTTTAGCCCAGTCTCCAGAACCCTCCTTCACGCTGCCTCCCGTTGTTCCCCAGGATCAAACGGTGAGGGTCGATGGCTCCACCAGCATGAGGGCAATTAACCAACTGCTCAAAGCCAGGTATGAAGCACAGTATCCTGGCACCACGGTTGAATTTGCCTATAACGGCACTCCAGCCGCCATTGAAGCCGTCCTGGATGGCAGAGCGGATGTGGCCGCCATTGGGCGACCCCTGACAGACGCAGAAATTGCCCAGGGATTAAACCAGATTCAGGTTACACGCCACAAGATTGCCATCATTGTTGGACCTGACAATCCTTTTAACGGCAGCATTCAGGATAGGCAGTTTGCCCAGATTTTTCGAGGTGAAATCACGGATTGGTCAGAGATTGGGGGGGCTCCCGGGACGATTCGATTCATTGACCGTCCAGAATCAAGCGATACCCGTCAGGCGTTTCAAAATTACCCGGTGTTCCGGGTAGCTGCCTTTGAAGCCGGTTCTACGGCTATCAGGGTCAACGAAGACAGCACGGAAGCCATTCTCAAGCAACTCGGTTCCGATGGTATCAGCTATGCCATTGCGGATCAGGTGTTCAATCAGCCTGGGGTGCGAGTCCTGCAAATGCACGGAACCTTACCGGATGACCCCCGCTATCCCTTCTCTCAACCGCTGGTCTACGTTTACAAAGCTACACCGCCAGTGGCCGTACAGGCATTTCTGGCAGCCGCAACCGCGCCCGAAAACCAGTCAGCGATTGAAACTGCCCGGGCGGAGGGGGCGATCGCCGGGGGGACTGCCGCCAATCCTGCCACAGCTACCAGCCCTGCTCCAGGGGTGCCGGTGGAACCTGCCCAATCTGCCCAACCTGCCGAACCAGCGGCACCTGCTCCCCTACGCACCGACTGGGGTAGCCTGGGCAATAGTCCAGAGGGTGCCCTTTCTCCCTGGCTCTGGCTTCTGTTGTTACCCCTGTTACCCCTCCTCTGGCTGGGCTGGCGCAGTCGCGGATCCAGAATGGCGGATGGTACGGATCGGGTTGTCCCTGCCGCTCCTCCTCCCCCTCCAGTTCCCCCCGCTCCGGTTCCGACGGCTCCCGAAGCAGCCACAGGTGTAACCGTGCCTGAAGAACTGACACCCCCTGCGGTCGTACCGGGTGCTGTTCCCCCACCTGCGACTGATACGATGATGGGCGCGGTGCCCGAACCCTCTGTTTCAACCACAGCAGCCTCTGCCCGCGGAATTGACATACCGACTGGACTGGCTGGGGCGGCAGCTATTGGAGCCGGAGCTGCCGCGATCGCGGGACTGGCAGGCAAATCCACCCCTCGCAGCCCCATGACGCTCACCCCCCGTGACCATCACCTGGCATACGCCCAGTGGGAACTTTCGGATGAGCAGAAGGCCGAGCTTGAGTCCCAGGGAGGAGAAAACCTGGTATTGCGCCTTTACGATGTGACTGGACAAGATCCAGAAACCTATACCCCCTCAGAGTTTGAAGAATTTGATGTGGCGGATTGGTTGACGGACCGAAACCTGCCAATTCCCGAATTTGAACGGGATTATGTGGCAGAAGTGGGTTACCTGACCCGCGATGGGGGCTGGCTCCCAGCGGCGCGATCGAACTCGATTCGAGTGTCTCCCCCGACCTATTCTGATGAGGAAATTCTGGTGACCGCTCCGCCAGTTGATACTCCCCCAATTGATGCCCCTCCACCTGGGATGGACCCTGGACTGGCCGGGGCTGCCCTGGCAGCCGGGGCCGGGGCTGTGGCAATGGCTGCCCTGTCCGGCGATGACCAGTCCCAGGTGGAAGCGGCTAAGTTTGATGTGGGACAGAGCGACCTCAGTAGCGAGGCGCTGGCTTCCGTTGATCAGGGCTTGCCTGAACTGCCCGATGGATACGGGGAGAGCCGCATTATTTTGATGCCCCGTGACCCCCAATGGGCCTATGCCTACTGGGATGTTCCCAATGAACACCGGGAAGAGGTACGTCGCCAGGGTGGGCAAAAACTAGCATTACGAATTTACGATGTGACGGCAATTGACCTGAACCATCAGACACCCCATAGCTTGCAGCAGTATGACTGTGAAGAAATCGCACGGGACTGGTACGTGCCAATCCCGGTCAGCGATCGCGACTACATTGCCGAAATTGGCTATCTGACACCCGATGGGCGCTGGTTGATGTTGGCGCGATCGGCACCCTGCCACATTCCCCCAGTCTTTCCCTCTGACTGGTATGAAGACTACTTTGCGACCATTGGCTGGGATGAAGATTTGCAGGGCAAAACCTTTGCAACCCTGATTCCCCCCGGTCGGCGGGTGGCGACCGGGAATCCCATTTATGACCAGATCTTTGGCATGGCAGAGTCTACCGAAGCCATGCGGGTAGCAGGCTCCCTCTTTGGCTCCATGCAGCATGTTCCGGGGTCAGTCTTTGGTTCTATGCAAATGGCTTCCGGGGCAGCCCTCAGTTCGGCTGTCTTTCCTTCAGGCGTGGGGATAGGGGCTGTATCGGGCATTCCTGGAGTCCCTACTGTCTCTGGGCTGACCATGTCTGGACTGACCATGTCTGGACTGACGATGTCCGGGCTGACGATGTCCGGGCTGACGATGTCTGGACTGACGATGTCCGGGTTAACGATGTCTGGACTGACCATGTCGGGTGTGGGTTTTTCAGCGTCCATGCCGCCCATTCGTACCCGCAAATTCTGGCTGGTTGCCGATGCAGAACTGATTATCTATGGTGCCACCGAACCCGACGCCACCGTGACAATTGCCGGTCGGCCCATTCAGCTCAACCCCGACGGCACCTTTCGGTTTCAGATGTCTTTTCAGGACGGCTTACTGGATTTCCCAATTATGGCAGTTGCTGCCGATGGGGAGCAAAATCGCTCGATTCACATGAAGTTTGTCCGCGAGACACCTTTCCGCCAGACGAACACCAGAGAAGAAGCCCAGGATGAAAGTTACTAG
- a CDS encoding PAS domain S-box protein, which yields MDTASIDPAPRSTPDLSNSLLSLLKATLESTVDGILVVTRDRNTPVYNQKFLQMWGLSESLMQPSMADERLKALSEQTKDPEGFIARIWELFRDRPTETVLDTLEFKDGRIFERYSQPLWNGDQVIGRVWSFRDVAERRRNEQALQQQATAIKASIDGIAILDANETYVYLNDSYARIYGYDTVQELIGKSWKVLYTEAEQQRLEREAFPVFQQSGHWQGEAIGRRRDGSAFPQEISFSATQTGGLVCIVRDITQRKQVEAERQRAEAALRESEERLRLTLDFSRIGIWSWDLVTGTLTASEEAIRLVGLEPGIEVSYPLWRNLVHPEDIDRVEQALTRSLEDHTDYDAEYRIIYPDRSIHWIVARGRCVYDQTEQPLRMLGVLIDITDRKQAEEALRQSESRFRLLYEATGLAVLLLDENGFFDCNQAAADLLGYPRQEIVGKYPSDLSPPYQMDGQDSISLASQLIQLTLEQGSSQFEWIHQRPDGTQFPVEVWLTTITVGDRPFIQAIIQDLTERKQVEAALAEQASLEAFRADVDSALAQSDTLPIMLQRCTAAVVVHLNAAFARIWILNPEENVLELKASAGMYTRLDGTYSRIPVGSPKIGRIAQDHQPIITNQIQNESQTFDPDWVSQEGFVGFASYPLMLGDQFQGVIAMFSRKPITDSIAEALGFAASEIALGICRKRAEAALRESELKFRTIVENANDIIYVHDSEGKFTYVSPNVTSILGYTPAEVEQHSFMAIAHPDDIEQCHQVLQRVVTQGEKQQNLELRIRHRDGSWRWFSCNESPIQDADGQVMVMGVARYSSVRKQLEAELRQSQQFLDSIINNIPLALFTKDIQNDFRYVLINQNSDQILGFPRAGAIGKNDYDLLSKELADAYRAQDQTAVDQGTLLEIPDYPIQTPEGTILARSMKLPLFDSQGNPTYLLCISEDITERKRQEEALQLIVEGTAAKTGDDFFRTCVRYLAEVLQVHCAFVTEWANEQHTRVRLLAMWLGGAFSNNFEFDLCGTPCENVVKGQNLYFYPEDVPILFPNDPYIPLLQAESYLGIPLRDTAGKMLGYLAVTDNKPMKPDPGRELILKVFAARAGAELERKQSETALMVAKEAAEAANRAKSTFLANMSHELRTPLNAILGFTQLMVRDPTLAVQQRRFLETINRSGEHLLMLINDVLEMSKIEAGRTVLNPDSFDLHLLLHTVYEMFQERAERKHLVLEFDRSADLPQHVIADEGKLRQILINLLSNGIKFTQAGRVSLSASVLSRQGNIEAVQGESASNHWVLYFEVEDTGIGISPNELENLFQPFVQTSSGNQSREGTGLGLAISRQFVQLMGGSIGVTSTLGQGSVFSFDVPVLLADPASVPAPAVSRQVVGLAPNQPTYRILVVDDRPENRDLVTQLLLNVGFAVRTASNGQEAIAQWQAWHPHLIWMDMRMPVMDGYEATRRIRDIESRVLLCVRDATKIIALTASAFDEQQSIMLAAGCDDLVIKPFREAVIFEKMATHLGVQYIYAEEPQTDTETGSPVESPIPVPPFTLSPDAFHAMPLEWVNQLQQAALAVDGDQIRHLIAQIPESDRPLAEALTHLVQQYQFDEILELTQGMD from the coding sequence ATGGACACCGCATCCATTGATCCAGCCCCTCGTTCAACCCCTGATTTGAGCAATTCTCTTCTCTCGCTTCTGAAGGCAACCCTGGAGTCAACTGTGGATGGCATTCTGGTGGTGACCCGCGATCGCAATACCCCTGTCTACAATCAGAAGTTTTTGCAAATGTGGGGGTTATCCGAGTCCCTGATGCAACCCAGCATGGCGGATGAACGGCTGAAGGCCCTGAGCGAACAGACCAAAGACCCGGAGGGATTCATCGCCAGGATCTGGGAACTGTTTCGCGATCGCCCCACAGAAACAGTCCTGGATACACTGGAGTTCAAAGACGGGCGGATTTTTGAACGCTATTCCCAACCCCTGTGGAATGGCGATCAGGTGATTGGCCGGGTGTGGAGCTTCCGTGACGTGGCAGAGCGCCGGCGCAACGAGCAGGCATTGCAACAGCAGGCAACGGCCATCAAAGCCTCGATTGACGGTATCGCGATTCTGGATGCCAATGAAACCTATGTTTATCTGAACGACTCCTATGCCCGCATCTATGGTTACGACACCGTCCAGGAATTGATTGGCAAAAGCTGGAAAGTTTTATATACCGAAGCCGAACAGCAACGGTTGGAACGGGAGGCATTTCCGGTCTTTCAACAGAGCGGGCACTGGCAGGGAGAGGCGATCGGCAGGCGACGGGATGGCAGTGCCTTTCCCCAGGAAATCTCTTTCTCCGCCACCCAGACTGGAGGACTGGTCTGCATCGTGCGGGATATCACCCAGCGCAAACAGGTCGAAGCCGAACGCCAGCGGGCAGAAGCGGCTCTCCGCGAGAGCGAAGAACGATTAAGGTTGACCCTCGACTTTTCCCGGATTGGCATCTGGAGTTGGGATCTGGTCACGGGCACCCTCACTGCCAGTGAAGAAGCAATACGGCTGGTAGGACTGGAACCGGGCATAGAAGTCAGTTATCCACTGTGGCGTAACCTGGTGCATCCAGAGGATATTGACCGGGTAGAGCAGGCACTCACCCGTTCCCTGGAAGACCATACCGACTATGACGCCGAATACCGGATCATCTACCCTGATCGCAGTATTCACTGGATTGTGGCCAGAGGGCGGTGTGTTTATGACCAGACAGAGCAGCCCCTGCGGATGCTGGGGGTGCTGATTGACATCACCGATCGCAAACAGGCAGAGGAGGCACTGCGTCAATCAGAATCCCGCTTCCGGCTTCTTTACGAAGCCACAGGTTTAGCTGTGTTGCTACTGGATGAAAATGGCTTTTTTGACTGTAACCAGGCCGCCGCCGATCTACTTGGCTATCCCCGGCAGGAGATTGTGGGTAAATATCCCAGCGACCTTTCCCCCCCCTACCAGATGGATGGGCAGGACTCCATCAGTCTTGCCAGCCAACTGATTCAACTCACCCTGGAACAGGGCAGTAGCCAGTTTGAATGGATCCATCAGCGCCCCGATGGGACCCAGTTCCCTGTGGAAGTCTGGTTAACAACGATCACAGTGGGCGATCGCCCCTTCATTCAGGCAATCATTCAAGACCTGACCGAGCGCAAGCAAGTGGAGGCGGCCCTGGCAGAGCAGGCAAGCCTGGAGGCATTCCGGGCGGATGTGGACAGCGCCCTGGCCCAGAGCGATACCTTGCCAATCATGTTACAGCGCTGCACGGCGGCGGTTGTGGTTCACCTGAATGCAGCCTTTGCCCGCATCTGGATCTTGAACCCGGAAGAAAATGTGCTGGAGTTAAAAGCCAGTGCTGGTATGTATACCCGGCTGGATGGCACCTACAGCCGGATTCCGGTAGGTAGCCCCAAAATTGGCAGAATTGCCCAGGATCATCAGCCCATCATTACCAATCAGATCCAGAACGAATCCCAGACCTTTGATCCAGACTGGGTGAGCCAGGAGGGATTTGTCGGTTTCGCCAGCTATCCCCTGATGTTAGGTGACCAGTTCCAGGGGGTGATTGCCATGTTTTCTCGCAAACCCATCACCGACTCGATCGCTGAAGCCCTGGGGTTTGCCGCCAGCGAAATTGCCCTGGGGATTTGCCGCAAGCGGGCAGAAGCCGCCCTGCGGGAGAGTGAACTGAAGTTCCGCACCATTGTCGAAAACGCCAACGATATCATCTATGTCCACGATTCAGAGGGCAAGTTTACCTACGTTTCTCCCAATGTAACCTCCATTTTGGGATATACCCCGGCGGAGGTAGAGCAGCATTCATTCATGGCGATCGCTCACCCCGATGATATTGAACAATGTCATCAAGTTCTGCAACGGGTCGTAACCCAGGGAGAAAAACAACAAAATCTTGAACTGCGTATACGACATCGGGATGGTAGCTGGCGCTGGTTTAGTTGCAACGAATCTCCCATACAGGATGCTGATGGGCAGGTCATGGTCATGGGGGTGGCGCGGTATAGCAGCGTTCGCAAACAGTTGGAAGCAGAACTGCGTCAGTCGCAACAGTTCCTGGACAGCATCATTAACAATATTCCACTGGCCCTGTTTACCAAAGACATCCAGAATGATTTCCGCTATGTCCTGATCAACCAGAACTCCGACCAGATTTTGGGGTTCCCCAGGGCGGGGGCGATCGGCAAAAACGATTATGATCTGCTATCCAAAGAACTGGCGGATGCCTACCGGGCACAGGATCAGACAGCCGTTGACCAGGGTACCTTACTGGAAATCCCGGACTACCCGATTCAGACCCCGGAAGGCACCATCCTGGCCCGATCCATGAAACTGCCCCTGTTTGACAGCCAGGGCAACCCCACCTACCTGCTCTGCATTTCCGAAGACATCACGGAACGCAAACGCCAGGAAGAAGCTCTGCAACTGATTGTGGAAGGCACCGCCGCCAAAACAGGGGATGACTTTTTCCGCACCTGCGTCCGCTACCTGGCAGAGGTATTGCAGGTCCATTGTGCCTTCGTCACTGAATGGGCGAATGAGCAACATACCCGCGTGCGCCTGCTGGCAATGTGGCTGGGAGGGGCATTTAGCAACAACTTTGAATTTGATCTCTGTGGCACCCCCTGTGAAAACGTAGTCAAAGGTCAAAACCTCTACTTCTACCCGGAAGACGTGCCCATCCTTTTCCCCAACGATCCCTATATTCCCCTCCTGCAAGCCGAGAGTTACCTGGGAATTCCTTTGCGTGATACCGCTGGCAAAATGCTGGGCTACCTGGCCGTGACAGACAACAAACCCATGAAGCCGGATCCGGGACGGGAACTGATTCTGAAGGTGTTTGCTGCCCGTGCTGGGGCAGAACTGGAACGCAAACAGTCTGAAACTGCCCTTATGGTTGCCAAGGAAGCCGCGGAGGCTGCCAACCGGGCAAAGAGTACTTTCCTGGCAAACATGAGCCATGAACTGCGGACACCCCTGAACGCTATCCTGGGCTTCACCCAATTGATGGTGCGAGATCCAACTCTGGCAGTCCAACAGCGTCGCTTTTTAGAAACCATCAACCGCAGTGGTGAACACCTGTTGATGCTGATCAACGATGTTCTGGAAATGTCCAAAATTGAAGCTGGACGAACGGTGCTCAACCCGGACTCCTTTGACTTGCACCTGTTGCTCCATACAGTCTATGAAATGTTCCAGGAGCGAGCAGAGCGCAAGCATCTAGTGCTGGAGTTTGATCGGTCTGCCGATTTACCCCAGCATGTGATAGCGGATGAAGGAAAGTTGCGGCAGATCCTGATTAACCTGTTGAGCAATGGGATCAAGTTCACCCAGGCGGGCAGGGTTTCCCTGTCAGCATCTGTCCTCAGCCGTCAGGGAAACATTGAGGCTGTTCAGGGAGAGTCTGCCAGTAACCATTGGGTTCTGTACTTTGAAGTAGAAGATACCGGCATTGGAATTTCACCCAACGAACTTGAAAATCTGTTCCAGCCCTTTGTTCAAACATCCAGCGGCAACCAGTCCAGGGAAGGAACGGGGTTAGGGCTGGCAATCAGTCGGCAGTTTGTTCAGCTCATGGGTGGCAGTATTGGTGTCACAAGTACCCTGGGACAGGGATCGGTCTTTAGTTTTGATGTCCCGGTCCTGTTAGCAGATCCAGCCTCTGTGCCGGCTCCTGCGGTTTCCAGGCAGGTGGTTGGGCTTGCTCCTAACCAGCCGACTTATCGGATTCTGGTGGTAGACGATCGCCCTGAAAACCGCGACCTGGTGACCCAACTGTTACTGAACGTGGGCTTTGCAGTCCGTACTGCCAGTAATGGGCAGGAGGCGATCGCCCAGTGGCAGGCCTGGCATCCGCACCTGATCTGGATGGACATGCGAATGCCCGTGATGGATGGCTATGAAGCCACCCGACGCATCCGCGATATTGAGTCCCGCGTTTTGTTGTGTGTCAGGGATGCCACCAAGATCATTGCCCTCACCGCCAGTGCCTTTGATGAACAACAATCCATCATGCTTGCCGCTGGTTGTGATGATCTGGTGATTAAACCTTTCCGGGAAGCGGTGATTTTCGAAAAGATGGCAACCCATTTGGGCGTGCAATATATCTATGCAGAGGAACCTCAGACGGACACGGAAACCGGGTCTCCCGTGGAGTCTCCTATTCCTGTGCCTCCCTTTACCCTCAGCCCAGACGCTTTCCATGCCATGCCGCTGGAGTGGGTCAATCAATTACAACAGGCCGCCCTGGCAGTGGATGGTGACCAGATCCGGCACCTGATCGCCCAAATTCCAGAGAGCGATCGCCCCCTGGCAGAAGCGCTTACCCATCTGGTGCAGCAATACCAGTTCGACGAAATTCTGGAACTCACGCAAGGCATGGATTAA
- the bioF gene encoding 8-amino-7-oxononanoate synthase yields MSFSTDPYSWIGSALETIHRADWYRSVKSVEGLPGAVVQLAGKPVINFASNDYLGLAGDQRLIQAAIAATQTHGTGSTGSRLISGHRPLHRELEQAIAHLKQTEDALVFSSGYLANLGTISALVGKRDLILSDQYNHSSLKNGAILSGATCLDYAHGEVAGVRALLEQERDRYRRCLILTDTLFSMDGDLCPLPDLLDLAEQFHCMVLVDEAHATGVMGPTGAGCVEHFGCTGRALIQMGTLSKALGSLGGYVAGSANLIDFLRNRAASWIYTTGLSPADTAAALAAVHTLQQDPQRREQLWHNVHWLHQTLPQELPLSSSTPSPFTLLPSASPIFCLQVNSPATVMNLGRSLLEAGIFASAVRPPTVPTSRLRLTVMATHTPSHLQQLITVLKSCLQNLLP; encoded by the coding sequence ATGAGTTTTTCAACCGACCCCTATAGCTGGATAGGTTCAGCCCTGGAAACCATTCATCGAGCTGACTGGTATCGTTCGGTCAAGTCAGTCGAGGGGTTGCCTGGGGCCGTGGTGCAACTAGCGGGAAAACCCGTGATCAACTTTGCCAGTAATGATTACCTGGGACTGGCCGGGGATCAACGCCTGATTCAAGCCGCGATCGCTGCCACCCAGACACATGGCACTGGCAGCACAGGTTCTCGCCTGATCAGTGGTCATCGACCGTTACACCGCGAATTGGAACAGGCGATCGCCCATCTCAAGCAAACTGAAGATGCCCTGGTATTTAGTTCTGGCTACCTGGCAAATCTGGGCACGATCAGCGCCCTGGTTGGCAAGCGTGACCTGATCCTGTCCGATCAGTACAATCACTCCAGTCTGAAAAATGGTGCCATTCTCAGCGGGGCGACCTGTCTGGACTATGCCCACGGTGAGGTTGCAGGTGTCAGAGCATTGTTAGAGCAGGAGCGCGATCGCTACCGTCGTTGCCTCATTCTGACCGACACCCTCTTCAGTATGGACGGCGATCTCTGTCCCCTGCCAGACTTACTGGATTTAGCTGAACAATTTCATTGCATGGTTCTGGTGGATGAAGCCCACGCCACTGGAGTTATGGGTCCAACTGGCGCTGGCTGTGTAGAACACTTTGGCTGTACCGGACGGGCGCTGATTCAAATGGGCACCCTCAGCAAGGCACTGGGCAGTTTAGGGGGCTATGTCGCTGGTTCCGCCAATCTGATTGATTTCCTTAGAAACCGGGCAGCCAGTTGGATCTACACCACAGGTTTATCCCCCGCAGATACGGCGGCGGCCCTGGCAGCGGTTCATACCCTCCAGCAAGACCCCCAGCGCCGGGAACAGCTATGGCACAATGTCCACTGGCTGCACCAAACCCTGCCCCAGGAACTTCCCCTTTCCTCTTCCACCCCTTCTCCCTTTACCCTCCTTCCCTCTGCCTCCCCCATCTTCTGCCTTCAGGTCAACAGTCCGGCGACGGTCATGAACCTGGGGCGATCGCTGCTGGAAGCGGGTATCTTTGCCTCTGCTGTCCGTCCCCCAACTGTGCCCACCAGTCGCCTGCGTTTAACCGTCATGGCAACCCATACCCCCTCTCACTTGCAACAGTTAATCACTGTTCTAAAAAGCTGCCTTCAAAATTTGTTACCCTAA
- a CDS encoding GuaB3 family IMP dehydrogenase-related protein, giving the protein MEIQIGRGKSARRAYGIDEIALAPGPRTLDPSLADTHWRIGGIEREIPIIASAMDGVVDVGMAVALSKLGALGVLNLEGIQTRYADPNPILDEIASVGKDEFVTLMQRLYAEPIKPELIEQRIHEIKTQGGIAAVSATPVGAMKYGAAVAKAEADLFFVQATVVSTAHLSPDAVTPLDLAHFCQEMPIPVVLGNCVTYEVALNLMKAGAAGVLVGIGPGAACTSRGVLGVGVPQATAIADCAAARDDYHHETGNYVPIIADGGLITGGDICKCIACGADGVMIGSPFARAQEAPGRGYHWGMATPSPVLPRGTRIRVGTTGTLEQILRGPAQLDDGTHNLLGALQTSMGTLGAKDIKEMQQVEVVIAPSLLTEGKVYQKAQQLGMGK; this is encoded by the coding sequence GTGGAAATTCAAATTGGAAGGGGCAAATCTGCCCGTAGAGCATACGGTATTGATGAAATTGCGCTGGCTCCAGGACCACGGACACTTGATCCATCCCTGGCAGATACTCACTGGCGCATTGGGGGCATTGAGCGTGAAATCCCGATCATTGCCAGTGCAATGGATGGGGTGGTTGATGTGGGAATGGCTGTAGCACTATCCAAATTGGGAGCCTTGGGAGTCCTGAACCTGGAAGGAATTCAAACCCGCTATGCAGACCCCAACCCCATCCTGGACGAAATCGCATCCGTGGGTAAGGACGAGTTTGTCACCCTGATGCAGCGGCTCTATGCAGAACCCATCAAGCCCGAACTGATTGAGCAACGAATTCACGAAATTAAAACCCAGGGCGGAATTGCTGCGGTCAGCGCCACTCCAGTTGGAGCCATGAAATATGGCGCTGCCGTTGCCAAAGCAGAAGCCGACCTCTTCTTCGTCCAGGCAACAGTGGTTTCCACCGCCCACCTTTCCCCAGACGCCGTGACTCCCCTTGACCTGGCACACTTCTGTCAAGAAATGCCCATTCCAGTTGTGCTGGGCAACTGTGTGACCTACGAGGTTGCCCTCAACCTGATGAAAGCAGGGGCGGCTGGAGTCCTCGTAGGAATTGGTCCTGGTGCGGCCTGTACCTCACGGGGCGTATTGGGGGTCGGGGTTCCCCAGGCAACGGCGATCGCAGACTGTGCCGCCGCCCGTGATGACTATCACCACGAAACCGGAAATTACGTCCCCATCATCGCCGATGGCGGTTTAATTACAGGCGGTGACATCTGCAAGTGCATCGCCTGCGGTGCTGATGGAGTGATGATTGGTTCCCCCTTTGCCCGCGCCCAGGAAGCTCCTGGCCGTGGTTACCACTGGGGCATGGCAACTCCCAGCCCCGTCCTACCCCGTGGCACCCGCATCCGCGTTGGGACAACTGGCACCCTGGAGCAAATTCTGCGGGGACCAGCCCAGTTAGACGATGGCACCCACAACCTTCTGGGTGCCCTGCAAACCAGCATGGGCACTCTGGGTGCTAAAGATATTAAGGAAATGCAACAGGTTGAAGTGGTAATTGCTCCATCCCTGCTGACGGAAGGAAAAGTTTACCAGAAAGCCCAACAGTTAGGGATGGGTAAATAG